CCCCGCAGACGCAAGTGGTTGAGAAGCTGGCTGAGTACGTAGCTAACGGGGAGCTCGACGCTGAGTTCATAAGCGTCGAGTCAGAGCACTCAGCGATGAGCGCCTGCATAGGGGCTGCCGCGGCGGGAGCTAGGGTGTTCACGGCTACGTGCGGCCCCGGGCTAGCGCTAATGCACGAAATGGTGTACGTAGCCGCCGGTAGCAGGCTCCCCATAGTAATGGCCCTGGCCAACCGCTCACTCTCCCCCAACTTAAACATCTGGGGGGACCACACGGACATCATGGGCTCTAGGGACGCAGGCTGGGTGCTTATCTTCGCTGAGGACGTGCAGGAGGCCTTCGACCTAACCCTCACAGCGTTTAAGATAGCTGAAGACGAGGAGGTGATGGTTCCAGTGGCTGTCAACATCGACGGCTTCCACCTAAGCCACTGCATAGAGGCCCTGGAGCCGATCGACCCAGACGTAGCTAAGCGCTTCCTGCCGCCGCGCAAAATACCGAGCTACGCGCTCCACCCCAAGAGGCCGACGACGTGGGGGGCCGTCGGAATACCCGAGGTGCAGACTGAGATTAAGTACCAGCTAGAGGTAGCGTTGAGCAAGGCGAAGGGCGTGGCTAAGAGGGTGTGGAGGGAGTACGCTGAGATCACGGGGAGGCTCTACGACGTAGTCGACGCCTACCGAATGGACGGAGCGGAGGTGGCAATAGTAATGATAGGTAGCTTCTGTGGAAACGCTAGGGACGCCGTGGACCTCTTGAGGGATCGCGGAGTCAGGGCGGGGCTCCTAAAGATTAGGATGTATAGG
This genomic window from Candidatus Nezhaarchaeota archaeon contains:
- the porA gene encoding pyruvate ferredoxin oxidoreductase encodes the protein MRVAKRIAISGNHAISLAVKLADVDVIAAYPITPQTQVVEKLAEYVANGELDAEFISVESEHSAMSACIGAAAAGARVFTATCGPGLALMHEMVYVAAGSRLPIVMALANRSLSPNLNIWGDHTDIMGSRDAGWVLIFAEDVQEAFDLTLTAFKIAEDEEVMVPVAVNIDGFHLSHCIEALEPIDPDVAKRFLPPRKIPSYALHPKRPTTWGAVGIPEVQTEIKYQLEVALSKAKGVAKRVWREYAEITGRLYDVVDAYRMDGAEVAIVMIGSFCGNARDAVDLLRDRGVRAGLLKIRMYRPFPKEEVVEALKEVRAVAVVERAFSPGAISGPLTSDVKAALYGLPTRPSISGFAAGIGGREVAPGEVADAALRALKTAEGGLLDGGFTYLQVRW